The window CACCGTGGGTGAAAAACTGcaatggatgtggaaatgggtGCCTTGCTAACTCACAAAACTTGGACATTGGTATACCTCTCTCCTGTTAAGGACCTTGTACAGTGTCGTTGGGTATATATTATTAAGTATAACCCTAATGGTTCAGTAGAGCGGTTGAAAGCTTGTTTGGTTGCTAAGGGCTACCCTCAGACCTATGGGGTTATCTACTTTGAGACATTCTCCCTCGTTTCTCGGTTGAATTCTGTAAGAATTCTTATATCCTTGGCTGTTAACTTTGATTGGCCTCTTTACCAGCTAGAcatcaagaatgcctttttgtaTGGATATTTGCAAGAAGTacatatggagcaacctcctgggtatgttgctcataGGGAGAATACTAAGAAAGTTTGTAGGCTACACAaagccatttatgggctgaaacagtccccacGGATgtggtttgataaattcagcAAAATTGTTGCCACATATGGCTTTTCTCAGTGTTACTCAGATCACTCAGTTTTTGTTCGTCATTAGGATCCTAAAGTCATTGTGCtggttgtttatgttgatgacatcattgCGTCTGGTAATGATCTATTTATGATTGCATAGGTTAAGTCTTACTTACAacaacattttcagatgaaggacTTGGGTGCACTCAGCTatttccttgggattgaggtcaCTCGTAGTAAGAAAGTGCTCAGTTTATCACAACAAAAGTATGTTTTTGATCATCTGAGTGATACATGAAAGTTAGGTTGTAAGCATATtaatactcctatggatcctaatgtcaAACTTGGAGCATTTGATGACAAGGAGTTTGAAGATAAACATCAATATCGGAGATTAGTCGACAAGCTTATATATTTTACTGTTACCCGACCTGATATTTCTTTTGCTATTGGTGCAAttagccaatttatgcaaaaccCTAAGTAAGTTCATTGAGAGGCAGCTTGTCGTATATTGAGGTATCTTAAGGGTGTTCCTTGGAAATGACTTATTTATCACCGTCATGGTCACACTAACATTGTTAGTTATTCtaatgttgattgggctggtacTGATATGATTGGTGACCTACTACAAGCTATTGTACCTTCTTTGGTGGTTATCTCAttacatggaggagtaagaaacaaaccATTGTGGCACGTTCGAGTGTTGAAGCTGAGTATCTAGCTATGGTTCACATTGCAGCTGAATTGATGTGGCTTCGGTCCTTTGTTCAGGAGCTTCGTTATTCAGTCAACAAGCCAATggagatgttttgtgataaccaTTCGGCTATTTACAATGCAAATAATCCGAtttttcatgagaggacgaagcatGTTAAAGTAGATTGTCATTTTATTCGGGACACAATAATCAAGAAGTTGATCTCCACACCTTTTgtcaattatcttttatttaccAAAGCCATTTTTCGGAATGTTTTTCTGCAAGGGTgctccaagctgggcatgggtgatgtctttgctccagcttgagtgGGAGTGTTAAATTTAGTAGTCTATTTAGCAGTCTCGGTTTTTGTCTTTGTGGGTTTTCTATCTGTTTATGTTTGAGGGGTGTTTTGGGTATTACTCTATGTAACTTAAGTAggtcggtggtggtggtgttgtaggattttgtttttaatataaatatctCCCCCAGCCCACGGTTTGGGCAGATTGCTCATAACTCAAATTGTGGGCAAggtttctctcctctcttgtttccatcaatctctcttcttcttcttcttcctcttctctattGCTGCAGGTTCTTAATGCCTTGATATTGTCACAATCGCTTTGGTATATCCGTTCTTATATTTACTGTTTTCCTTATTTTGAAATGAACTCATTATGATTGAACTTGGGAAGGAGAGACTTCCAAAACTTTTACTCTCTTTCATTGGATTTTGATTTCAGATTGGTTTCTTAAAATAGGTCAACGAATGGATTTTTAGTCAAGACGGAATTGTTTGGTTTCACAAGAGAAATCCATTTTGACCTTTTGGGGATTCTGGGTTTCACAACCATGGTtgaaaatctcgcgaaatttcggcgatatatcgccaaatttcgtatatctcgacatgtccgagatacgaaaccaatccgaaacaaaaaaaatacaatatttcgtcgatatatcgtgagatatcgacaaaATATCGTGGActtcacgatatatcgcgagatattgaaaaagtgacaaatagtgtcacgtgaggggccattttataccatatttcgcagctcttggtcgatatttcgaccgagagctactgaaactctatttttctctcttcttcctcattttttgctcttcttcctcccttccaagcatcatccaagcattgttgaagctctttgtcgccgggaagacgtcggagggtcatctaagctcatcatccaagcctattttcactatttaaggtaaattctatttctctaaaactattttttttttaaatactttgtacaaatgttgttggatgttgatgatattaatatatgttagacaccggaggccaatctacagcctcacggtgtcgaaatttttttcccatatgtatttttatttttattttctggttttaaaaattcattttcctacaactaaaatagaaaataattaggggtaatatgacttagatggtaatgaattaaatatatgttagacaccaatggccgatctacggcttcacagtatcggatttatttttctgctcttaaataattattttaattttcggaaattaagaaaaatatataaaaaattaaaaaaaacagaaataaataaggaaaaatatgagtttttagtttaaaagataatgaaaaaatatgaaagttatttctatatgttttgaaatgcattacatgtatattatgtttactaatttttggttttgttgtgttaggtcaatacttatattaacattatatataaaaaattggttttaattatgtgaaaaatataagggttaggggaaaaatattaaataactatacaagtgtattagtaatctaaaagtgtcaattgaagtgcatctacattaagttttttaattatttgtgttacttacattgcagtaaacaagtatcattatggcggatcgtgatagacaacgtgcgaagggaaagcaaaaggtgggggaaagtagtcaacaaagggggcggagggaacaaagagaacagagggaacaagagagaccagccagccagcataggggtgacattgcatggttacatggcactcccattgatggggataagagaaaatctatatgtaactattgtcacatgcaatttatgggaggtgggtccagtagacttaaacaacatctgactggaggatctaaagatgttgtaggttgtcatatggtccctacttgcgccggcgccaacatcatatcacagtggatcatcttcttcacggactggatcgattggtaaccctagcttatatcctaggataggttacctacagtatgttgatgattccatttacgtgacacttgtggatgactacactcgtttcttctccgattctataccgtggtccacatatgtccttcaaacagagagcaatggacgttgactccagcgaggcatgagtgggattgatccagggaggcacaacaactactattagtagtttagcacttgtaatttgtaacttaagttgtgatttcattgatctatgaacttgtgagttgtgacttgcgagtcttgtgactttgacacttagtgtattacctttaaggctttaagcatttgagctattgagttttgagttattgaatattatggagtttatgagaatcatggtactcatcaatgtgtattggctttaacttgatatgtgatgaagttaaatactattattaaatattaactatctaatctatgtgtatttaactatttatacattagggtcggcgaccgtatgtcaatcaaaagtgcaagcccaaaacaccaatttgaattcatatttttgcaattttatggtttaaatgtgtttattaagcttaaataaggttgtccatgaagtttcaggcctagatatggccaaataccccccgagatggacccccgaaatatcgcagaaaaaatgcaatatttcggtcatatttcgcgatatttcgggtatctcggatatcttggtaggcccgagataccgagatatcgcgaaatattaaaccttgttCACAACTCGGGCTTAGAGGATTGGCTTGAACTTCACTATATTGTGTGTGATGAGGCTCAAGATCGAAGGAGGAAGGATATCGTGTTGGAGCCTTTGATGGAGGAGTTGCAATGGTTTTGAAAGTCACAGACAGTTGGAGGGTGGGGTGGGATCCAACATTCGGGTCACAGTTACATCTCCCAAACAAATTCCAAAACCTCCTCTGTAACACCAGCAATGTCACCACCATGATCCTCCACAGAAGACTCGTCAACATCCTCACCACCTTCATAATCACCATCCTTGGAGAACTGCAGAAAATTGAAGGCCAAGCAAAAGATCTCATTAACAGCCTTATTGGTGGAGAGTACAGAAAGCCTAGACTTGAAGCTGCCACCAATCGCAGTGAAATCATTGCAAATGCCGAGAAGTGTCTGATAAGAAGAATCATGGGTGGTGGAAGTAGAACCCAAGGGGGCCGTAGAAGAAGAGCTGACtggagaagaagcaaggaaaGAGGCGACTCCCCATAATTGCCGACCAAGGGTTTTCCCCTGCTCTGATAGGTCCTCTTTCACTCTGCCGACATGAGAAGAGgagctctcttcttctccttgtcgTATCTCCTCTCTCtgacaaaaccctagaaaacgcAGATTTTTTTCCCGACATTGCCGTCAAGGATTTGGTTATTTTTGTTGACACTGGACAAGTTCTTCCGACTGTTTagagaagggaggggggggggagaggaggttGTATAAAGTTTGGGGTGGGTTTGCAGGGAGCAGATGAGAGAGAGGTTTCAGCTttagttactttctatttccaATAAACAGGGtgtaaaaatcataccaaaataccctaaaaattttgaaaacaccCCCTGAATgtgaaatcaaaccaaagagagCTTTAGTCGCTTTCATTTTACATGTACCCTTAATTACTTTCTTCCAGATAAGTGAACAATGAAATTATTGTCTTTGTATGCAGCCTCTGACAGAGCTTCCTGATAAGAAATGCAAACGATGTGGGTTGTATGAGCTGGACATCCTGAAACCAGCTGACGTATTTGATGAGTGGGAGTTTTGTTCTTCTGATTTTCTAGATTCTGATGGGACCTATGTGCATTCCAAGGACAAGGAATTCGATGCTACATTTTTGTGCCCTCAGTGTGTTCATCTTGAAAACAGTAAGTGGTTCTACATTTCAGTTTATTGTTAGATTTTTACAACTCGCCATTCTTCAAGCTGGCAATTTGGACCATTAAGTCAGTGGATCACATCTATTGATAGCACAGGGCCTGAAACCCTTGTTGATCAGTTTCACTTAGTCGTTTATTACAAAGACAACATTCAGAACTGTGAACATCTAAATAATATTATTAGTGGTGAGAAGATAATTAATGGCAAAGAATCTTAGGATATCATGATTGAGGATGGACctcggtgcaacggtaaggttgctccattgcgacctagtggtcgtgggttcgagttaggaaacagcctctccacaaagccagaggtaaggctgcatatattatgaccctccccagaccctgcagtggcgggagcctcatgcgcTGGATATGCCCTTTAATCTTTGGATATCATGATTCCTTTTAACCGTGGCAGGTTCTGATCATGCATCTGGCTCACATCATGGAGCAGATACAGGAAAGAGAATGCACGtgcttttggtaattttaatcaGTGCAATAGTTTCAACTGTATCAATTCTTGGAGTGGTTGCTGCATATAGATATTGGCAGCGGAGGAAGAGGGAGCAGGATCAGGCACGGTTCCTAAAGCTATTTGAAGATGGTGATGACAGTGAAGATGAATTGGGTCTCGGACAAGTGTTATGAAGATATCTTGTGTCCGATTACATATACACACGGTGAAGATGTGTTTTGAGAAGAAAGTTGTTTTTATGTTGTAAGCAGTGAATGCCTTAGGTTGTAACTCTTAGTTGATTAGAATTTTCATGAATAACATGAAAAGTAACCAAGCAAGAGACAGGCAATCCTAAGCATTTCCTTGCAAATTTTTGTAGGTTGCTGTGTAAAATGAATTAGCAAGTGCTGCTTGTATACACATTTTGAGACAAAACAATCAAGAAAAGATGTATTTCGAGAAGATTGAGCAAGTGATGTCTTACATTGCAGTCTGTGAGTAGTGCATGTCTTTGTTGTACAGTCGTAACTGAGTTTCAGTTGAATTTTGTGAATGAGTCCACATGCTTGGATGGTGGGTTTTAAAACTCCAGTCAGTTTAGCTTTACAATTAATGATTTAAGATGGTGATTTACTTGAGCTTCAGATTGAACACTATTTACCTGAGAGAATTCACATGCTTCATTAGAATTCAGACTCCGCAATTCTATCAAGAATGCTAGCAAATGGTCTATTAAGGAGAACCCGAGATGCACAGTCAGGATCAAACTGTTAGTGGGGGGTCCCCATATACAGATATGAGACCCACAATACAGGCAGGATCCTGATCATGCATAAGGAATGTAGTGTGCACTGCTCTAAATCAGTTATGCTAACATCACACAAATGATTTTTTAAGTTGCAATCTACCTGCATAAGAAAGACTCCTACTCATGCCTTAGCCAGGTGCATTAAGCAATGCTTGATCAGTAATGCAGAAAAAAGGGGTCTATGGGGTCTATAAGGCAAGTCCCACTAAAGTTTGGTTCCCCAAAAATGGAGGGTTAATGTCTGGAACAAAGCTGGCCTACTCCATTATGTGCATCTAGCAATTGCTATGCATttatctttcctttctcttttatcATGTTTGCATGTATATATCCATATTTCAAAATTGTCTGGGTAAGGCCTGTAAGGATTCCTTGGTTGGAATGCAACTTTAGCTGAGGAATTGACGAGGTCTGATCAGCAAGCTTCAGGTGGTGACCAGGAAAGGGTCCAGACTGTAACCCTCTGCAGAGATCTTCAAGAAGCAATGCAACGGGTTGAGATGCTCAAATTAGAAAGAAGATGATGCATCTACATGTCACTACCTTGCTAGTAAGCTGGAATCTGATCTGAAGAGCCTCTTTGATGCATACAACAGTCTTGAACAGGTCAACTTCTAGTTGGAATCAGAAATAAGTACATTGAGGAAAGGAGAACCATACCACGATACCGTGGCTATGAAGGCTGAGGCAAGGTAAGAATCTCTGCTATTTTGCCTTGGAAAAGAGCAGAGCAAAGTGGAGATGCTGACAATAAGGTTGAAGGAGTTGGGGGAAGATGTTGACTCATTCCTGGAGGTGATTGCAGATGATGCTGGGAGAccagaagacgaagaagagtTGGAAGACTGATCACACCATAAATTACTTACTGGGCTTAAGCGTATTGATTCAAACTTTGTGCACTGTAGACTTAACTGTCAACAATGTACCTTTATTTATTGTGATTTATACTTATTATTttagggtggggggggggggaataagcTATCACAAGGCATAAGGGTCACTCTCCCAAAATATAATTATCAGAATCGTTAAGGAAGAAACAATCACCTGGACCTTCTTAGatggttctctgagcaagcagcatAGAGGAGCACACCAATAAGGTGCTACGGAATGGTTTTGTAtcatgtgagaaagagagagaaggtgcTAGTGTACTCTCCTTTGGCAACTCAGCCAACATTTTCCCACAATAATTTTAAGGGAGGGGATGCTAGTGTATCCTTTGTGGGTCGGCTCAAAGAACATTTTCCTTAATATTAAACATGAGCATTAGTCTTTCACCTTTACCCTCACCAAGGGAAGTATCATCATCTATTGTTTTATCTTTGTACATGACCCACCTCCTTTCCTCCCTTAGTCATGTATTAGTGAGAGACACCACCCTTAATATGTAAAATCAATTTAGAATAATCAAACGCAATTTCATTTTGCAATTCTTCTTACATAACACAACCCGTCAAAATCACTCCCATGAAATACACCAAACAGAGCCTTACTCCAACACTTTCTTCTAAGGTCTCCGTTTCTAGACACAAAAGAGCATGAAATGATTGTCTCATACCTTATAAAAGATGAAAGGGTTGATGTTTTTTGAGCTGCATCCAGAGACACATGGGCCTATCATTCAGGGgagcagggtgatcattttccTCACCCCCATATGTGTGGGCGCAGCCTATGAccccggcacagaaaacatttggTCAAGATGAAAATCTCTCCTTTGTTGATGTTTTTGTGTATTATCCATTTCTCCCGTTGTCCCATGCTGATGCAGGGGTCACGCTGCTTTTTAGAGAGcgttttttttcattctttctttcttttctttttgcccTTTTGTTTGATGCCTTCTTCTCACCAAATTTTCTGAAAAATTCGTTTATACTAATATCAAACAGTTAACAGTACGAGTGGCAGAAGGAGATAGAGATGATGAATTTCGTTACTTGAAATCAGGAAGAACAGagtaggaagagagagagacgggAAGATTGAAACCTTGAAAGCCAAGCAAAGCAAGCAAGCTACGTTCTGGTACGATTCCCAGTTGACAAGCACAGCCCAAGTGTCCCCTTCATATTAACTACACCTCAGGCGCGCACACAATCATAGAATACGATTTTTAATGCGGCACTTGGgtcttcctttcctctttaaTGATAGTTTGATGTGAACCTACTCTGACCCGGATTCTGATGTCTTATTCTGATCTGGGACTTGCTTTCGAGGTTTTCCTTCTCCTTCGATACTGAGTAAATGGATTCTCTGTCCAACGGTGATTCAGCCGCTACAGCAGCGGCAACTGCCACTTCGATTCCTCAGCAATCGAAGCTAACCCATCTAGTGGAGTCGCTGAAGTTGGAGCATCAATTGTTGAGGGTGCCCTTTGAGCATTTCAAGAAATCCATGAGGTTTAACCACCGGATCCTCGAGAAGGAGATGTCTGCCGTTATCTCCAGCGTCACCGAAGCCGCCGATCGTGACATGTCCAAAGAAGAAGCCGTTGACCATCTCACCTCTCTTGTTTCTAGATTACAAGGCCTCAAAAGGAAggttacataaaaaaaaggcATCTTTCTAATTTCTGATTGAGCAGGGATTAAGTAAAAGCTCTGATAAAATCATTATTTTTGGGTATTCTTGTGATCTCGTTTGTTAATTTGTTCGTTTTGGTAAATTAGTTGGAAGAGGGTAGTCGAACTGAGAATTTGCAAGCGCAGAGGTGTCGGGCTCGGTTAGATCACTTAGGGCCAGCACAGACGGAGAACGTTTCTGAGTGGAACAACACACGCGTAAAGCGGATTCTCGTGGACTATATGTTGCGTATGTCTTACTACGACACAGCGGTGAAGCTCGCAGAAAGCAATAACATACAGGTAATCTTTCTTGCCATTCTTATGGTTACTTAATACTTTACTGGATTCCTGTTACATTTATTACATTGCAGCGCGGATGTCTTTCTTAGCATAGCAAGAATAGCTCAGCCAGTTTCTTATAAAACTGTTACCTGTTGGCGAATGTAATATATATGTGCTTCTAGAGTGTTTTGCACTAAAAGTATCCATACAACTGtaggcaaagaagaaaaaaatttgaggtGGCTAGAAGAGCAACCTTCGTCAACTGAGAAATGAAACTTCCTTGTAATGAGTGCATCTGGGATGAGGATATTTAGATGAATGAATAGCAAGATTAAGAAAGATATAATTAGTGATCATGCATTTGAGGAACATAGAAAGATAAAGAACAACAGTTGCATTAGTGTGATTTTGTGTCAGCTGAGGACTGTCGAAGGACAGAGGTAAGAACCCAAAAGATGTAATGAGTTCAGTTGAGGTCCTCGAGATAGAAATAATTTTACATTTTATGCTTTTAGACAAgacaaagagaaaaatagagaggAATGGCAGAATAGGATTCGTGCTGCTAACCTGCTATTATTGAGATAATGCTGTCAATTCATCTTGGATATCACTTAGAATTTGGATTTTTCCTTAGATCTCTGTACACACGGAGTTTTGACAGGAttatcatcttttttttctGCAAATGTTTGTCCAGATATTCACTTTTTGATATTAACAATAAGAACGTTTTAGTTGTGCACCTCTCATTGGCATGTTTACCAAATAAATTCTTTTTGTTACAGGATCTTGTTGACATTGATGTCTTTCAAGAAGCCAAAAAAGTTATTGACGCTCTTCAGAATAAGGAGGTAGCTCCTGCTCTAGCTTGGTGTGCAGAGAACAGGTCCAGGTTGAAGAAGTCCAAGGTATATAGAGTTATTTCCTTACCCCCTGACCTCTGCCTTGTATTTCTACTGAATCTGAAGGTCCAGGATATATACGGTTATTTCCTTGTTGTCTGGTTCCTTTTAGATTCGATTAGTTACAATAACAATGTTTCTGAAATCAGACTGTACAATTATTTTGCTTTTATTCCTTGGCAGATGGATGAGCCTACATTCCAAAACAAGCTTAGCTACACTGCAATCCAGGCTGGGTTGAGGGGGTTGCTGTGTTTGTTGTTTTACTACAGCTGTTGTTCAACAAATAATAGGATTGTATACAGTTAAAAAAGTTCAAGTGACATCTCATAGTGCAATTTTaaattctttcaattttttagatGTGGATAATCAATTTATAATAATTTACATTTCCAAGTTGAGTTTTCGGCAATCTTTCAAAGTTTATTTATCAGACAGCAATAAATCCTTCTAAACTTAACACTGCAACAAGGCAAAATTCCTTTGGGCTGGAATTTATCAGATGATCTGAACACCTGTCCATAAAATTTGAGTGGAAACTAATCTCCCACTGGGCATATATTTAGAGCACTGTAGAAGCCTTGCCTTTCTTCCTTTGAAGGATAGATCTCTCATACCACTTGTTTGTTGACAGATATCTCCgcaaattttattaaaactggAGTTTAGATAATTTAACTGTGTACTGACTGAAACATGTTTAGAAACTTTTCACTTCAAATACCTTTTTTAATTGTGGACACTCTTGTGGTGATAGAGCAAGTTCGAATTTCAATTGAGACTGCAAGAGTTCATAGAGCTGGTACGAGCTGATAACAACTTGCAAGCCATTACATATACTCGAAAGTACCTTGCACCATGGGGAGCCACCCATATGAAAGAACTACAGCGTGTAATGGCAACTTTGGCATTTAAAAGTAATACTGAATGTGCAACATACAAGGTAAACTTTATTATCTGATTTTTAtaacttgtgtgtgtgtgtgttaaatAACGCATTGCTGTGTATGTAGTTGGCTTTAATTGGTCCTGTATTTCCCTTATGCTTTGGGGATTAGCAATATGCCAGACAGAACAAAAGCAAAAGAAGTGGATGGCACCATTGATATGGGACTgactctgtgtgtgtgtgtgtgtttggagATCATTGTTGATGTATACGTGTATCTTGAGGAGCCTTGTGGGCCTGTGGCAAAGGGACAGATGGCTACTATGGTGGTAGCCCAAAAATTCTCCATCTATTCACCATGTTGCCCTCTATTCATGTGGTATAGCTTGAGCCCACTAGCTATAACCCCACATTACAGAAGATATCCACCTTTTTGGGCATTATTTTAACTTTAAAATTTGAACTTCAAGGTGTGTAGCTGATGTGGTTCTCCTTTGGCTAGAGGGGTTATATCTACCAAGCTGCATCTTGGAGCGATCCCTTATAGCATGTGAGACGATTGAAACTAGGGAGTTCTGATGGGCCAATTCCGCTCTGATTACTACAGCATAAACTTACTGCAAAGCTTGCTCATTGAGTGGTCACAGCTGATTTATTCTGATAATTAGAATTGACACCATTATGATGGGTTGGGACCTTGTTTTTCAGTGTATGTTCATCTTATTGTTCCCTCTGCATCATCCCCAGGGGGCCAGGTTCAACTAAAAGCTAACATTTGAAACCCCCGGTCCTTCTGACATAAAAGGGTAGTCCTCTTCATCTAAGCCTAATGGGAGAAGGTATGTCCATAGGAGCAGAATCACATCCCATTCTCCAAGGAATTCATGTTGCCTCCactcttcattttatttttggaggTTTTCATAATATTATCAGCTGTCAAGAGaggagggcgggccttggtgcaacgattaaggttgctccattgtgacctagaggtcacgggttcgagtctggaaacagcctctctgcgaaagcaggggtaaggctgcgtacattatgaccctccctagaccccgcagtggcgggagcctcgtgcactgggtacgctctTTTTTATCAGCTGTCAAGAGAGGCGTCATACTCGTGGAGATTAGCATGTCAATTTAAAGAGGCTGGAGACTTGGCCTTTAAACTCATATTCTTTGTTTAGAGACCTACCTTGGCTTACAATTTctatttggattttttatttagagTCCAAGATTGGCTAACAATGTTGCTGTTGAAAGttgtccttttttttctcaaagACATAGGTTGGCTAACAGCATTGATGTTTGGCACTGTATATCCCAGCTGCTATGAACTCAGTGGACGAGGGTTCTGGGTCACTTGACTAGTTTCTatgctttctttgtttttacaaGGGTTGTTCCCTTCGCAGTATCTCTCACCTTCggccccccctccccccagtGTGTCTGTGCATGAGTACAATTTCTATTCATCTTCAGTGAATCTCCATGTCAGAGGGAAAGAAGTTTAAATCTAAACAGCTAGTATTACTAGAGGAAGAGCTCAACACATGGTGGGTTACAAAGCTTACTTGAATTGGAACAGTGCCTATTTGATGGACAGCCTAACTTGGTCATGATATTCGTTCAAAAGGTGGAGTTAATTTTGCAAAGGTCTGGATTATAATCACTGAGAATGTCTTTTCCCTGAATTGACATGTGGATGAACAAGTACCTATAACACTTGCAGATCTGTTGATAAATAGAAAGATTAGTACTTCGATG is drawn from Telopea speciosissima isolate NSW1024214 ecotype Mountain lineage chromosome 1, Tspe_v1, whole genome shotgun sequence and contains these coding sequences:
- the LOC122649022 gene encoding uncharacterized protein LOC122649022 → MTIRFWTNLKARALLLLGSLFICFFPGVFSSGVVTLKSIQIFKTHELFNAKPTVYFHCEGENRTIFPDVKKTDVVYTFKGEESWQPLTELPDKKCKRCGLYELDILKPADVFDEWEFCSSDFLDSDGTYVHSKDKEFDATFLCPQCVHLENSSDHASGSHHGADTGKRMHVLLVILISAIVSTVSILGVVAAYRYWQRRKREQDQARFLKLFEDGDDSEDELGLGQVL
- the LOC122644207 gene encoding protein MAEA homolog isoform X1, yielding MDSLSNGDSAATAAATATSIPQQSKLTHLVESLKLEHQLLRVPFEHFKKSMRFNHRILEKEMSAVISSVTEAADRDMSKEEAVDHLTSLVSRLQGLKRKLEEGSRTENLQAQRCRARLDHLGPAQTENVSEWNNTRVKRILVDYMLRMSYYDTAVKLAESNNIQDLVDIDVFQEAKKVIDALQNKEVAPALAWCAENRSRLKKSKSKFEFQLRLQEFIELVRADNNLQAITYTRKYLAPWGATHMKELQRVMATLAFKSNTECATYKVLFEPKQWDYLVEHFKQEFCRLYGMTLEPLLNIYLQAGLSALKTPFCYEEDCTKEDPLSQESFRKLAMPLPFSKQHHSKLVCYITKELMDTENPPLVLPNGYVYSTKALEEMASKKNGKVTCPRTGVVCNYSELVKAFIS
- the LOC122644207 gene encoding protein MAEA homolog isoform X2, whose translation is MDSLSNGDSAATAAATATSIPQQSKLTHLVESLKLEHQLLRVPFEHFKKSMRFNHRILEKEMSAVISSVTEAADRDMSKEEAVDHLTSLVSRLQGLKRKLEEGSRTENLQAQRCRARLDHLGPAQTENVSEWNNTRVKRILVDYMLRMSYYDTAVKLAESNNIQDLVDIDVFQEAKKVIDALQNKEVAPALAWCAENRSRLKKSKSKFEFQLRLQEFIELVRADNNLQAITYTRKYLAPWGATHMKELQRVMATLAFKSNTECATYKVLFEPKQWDYLVEHFKQEFCRLYGMTLEPLLNIYLQAGLSALKTPYPYSVICYYCSLSCQNAARFS